The Primulina tabacum isolate GXHZ01 chromosome 10, ASM2559414v2, whole genome shotgun sequence region CAGAAGTACATGTGGCGGGCTGCAATGTCACACCTGTATTTCCAAGATTTCTGTTCAGGGATTGTTGACTTCCTAGATGATATTGTAGATTTTCTATGTTTTCATTCCCTTCAATAGCAGAGACCAGGTATGAATGGTGAAAACCCTCCAGGGATTGCAATTGACTGGAAGCATGGGATGATTCTCCAGGTGGAGATTTTAACAAACCCTTACTCTGGAATTTCGTCGAAGATGGCGTTGGATTCACGATAGTTTGATCTGGAAAGCAGTTGTTATCTGAATCTACAAAGGAAATAACATTCTGTAAACAATTACTGAAATCTGGATCCAGAGCTTGAAATTATTGTTGATTGTGCACAGATGGAAAAACTGACAAAGAAATAGGCCCATGAGGAAGctacatgtatatatttgtcATCTTACCAAGACAATTGGAATTGACATTTCCATAGCAATGCCTTTTTCTGTTTCCATCAGACTGGTTCTGGTTCTTTGATTGCTTTCTGTTCTCATCCGTCTGCGAAGCAtttaaaatgtaaattatatGTAGTCATACTGCCTGAAAAACTCTGATAGCAACATATAATAAGTCAACTCCAGAAAGTGTAAACAGAATATGAAGACTATATCGAGCCAGGCTACGTTTGAACTCTTGTCTGTTATCTATTTCAATCTGGTTCAGAAACAAACATAACCATAAATAGGGAAATAATCACAACAAAAGTGATAATTATCAACTGTTGTGTATACCATAAAGACAAACAATCTGATATTTTTCCCTACAAATTCTATCCTTGAGTGCAATTTCATGCTTAACATTTAAGCAGACATGAATAGAGATGCAAAActttaaaagtaaaacataACTGAGAAGAAAAGAAACACGGATCATGTACATCTACCGACCTCTTCTTCAGGGATGAGCTCATATTTGCTTTCAGTCATAGCAGGTCTTTTTGCCAAAGAAAAATCATACTTGTCCAAGGGCCGAGAACTGTCTTTCACCAAAATAGGTCCACAAGTCATGGAAGGATCATCAACATAGTAAGTCTCCATGGGGTCATCATTTTGCAAAAGATTTTTCCCTGCATATGACTCAGGCAATGGAAACCCAAAGTCTGAATTTGGAATGTCTTCTGTTCCTTCTGCACACAACCAATTCAACTCGTCTTCCTTATTGGCCCCAAGACCAAACATTGAATCAGAACTCCTGCAAAACCAGGAAGTCATGGTTAAATATGATACATAAAATGACAATGACTCTtcataaattctaaaataaCAGATAACTCCGAGCATACCTACACATCCTGTCAACATCGGCAAAGCTTCCTATTTCAGGCCAACCATCATATAAAAAATCACCGGGATCTTTTTCCTTGGAGTTCTCAAAGAAATCTATATCGTTGCTTGTTTGAGTTATGTCACCAAGATCATCACTAAAAGAGTAGGTATCAGCAGCATTGCTCTCATCACTGAAAATGATATCTTTCTTCTCACAGTTCTCTCCACCTTTGGGGTCTTTATTATGAGCTTTGAACCCAGATTCCCTGGTATTTTCAGAAGGGAAACTCGATACTTCTTTTACCGAGCTACTGTCAGATGAAGATGGGAATGCACCATTTGGTGAGGAGGACCATGAACCTTGTTCTACCTTCATGTTTCTCGTTTTACTCAAAGTTGAAAATACCTTAGTTGCTTTCCCTGACCAGCATATCTAGCAGCAGAGCAATCTCAATTATTACTGTGAAAAATTGTCACAGCCAGTTCTTTTTCAGCCTCACCTGGAATGGAAGGATCGTCACCCTACTAAAACCAGGATAGGGTACTACAAGATCAGAGCTGCAGTAAATATCATCAAAGGTTATATATTCAACTAAAACTTGTTGAAACAGCATGCTATATTTCACATCAATTATAACTTGTAGAAACAGGTTATatcttcaactaaaatatgttTAAGCTCAAGTTTTAGTGGGGACACCTTGTTGAAAAGCATACCATATTTCACATAAACTAAAACTTCAGTCCAATCAATAATCATGTATTCACCTCCCAACTTGTGCCTCCCATAACATACACAATACATAACCGACAATCCAAAAACTGGAGTATACGAGATAGCCTGACCAGGGGAAAAGAAAAATACCTCATACATGCACAAGTCCGACATTCATTCAATCCATTAATGCACCCTAAAACTGTGCGCTGTTCTCTTCATCTTTATAACTCAAATGCCTCCATGACTGATGTTTTTCAATTACATCAAAGAAACAGTTAAATCAGAAGAAAGTAGAGGCTAATCACTAAACCCATCTTTTTGGCTGCCTTCATATAatccaattaaaaataaaacaaacagaCACAAATGTCTATTTTCTGATAAACACAAATTCATAAAGAAGAAAACAGCTGAACTCGGATACACTAATTGCACCCCTCGATTGTCACACTCAGTTGCAAAACTCTCTGTAATAAGAATCTTTTCCACAAAGGAAATGAGAAAAAACTAAGGGGTAGCTCAATCAACACGATGTTTAACAATATTTAGCGTTAGGCGGTAACAAgagatattatatattaataaatcattaaaaaattaaaaaagggAAACTAAATCAAAAAATCCATCTCGACACAGGAGAGGAAAAAAAATCCCCCAGTTTTCTTACATTTAACTTTTATTTCAATCTCTCAGCAATCAAACAAAAAATTACTCGCAACTTGAATCCCACGATCCAAAGCTCAGAACAATAAAGAAACCCATTAAAAGAAACATGAAAAAGCTCGCAGCTACAGCTGACAGATTCTCTGCAACAAAAGATCTCCAGAAACTCACCACGAACAGTGTAGAATTCGCTTCACCCAGCCAGTACACTGAATCCGATTCTTCGGGCAGAGAGACATGGGAGGTTCTAGGGGCAAAGAGGCCGCCTTTTTCTTTCCATggtaaaatttttatttgttgttTAGTGGtgctaaatatatatatatatttgaatcgTGGAGATTTTGACACGTGTCTAGTATAGAACTGGTGGATGGGAGAGTCAGGCTGAGATACGATCTGTTTGCTCAACACCATTGGACCACGTGTCCCCCAGCTTTTTGTCTCCGATCACGCGCGGTGGAAATGCTGAAATTAGGATGTGAGACAGACACGCGCAATTGGTGAACGTTTGATCAAATTCTCCCATCAACATCTACATTTTTGAGACTAATCTATCacacattattataatttacataaatAACATGATTTATGGtaataagattttttttaaaaaaaaaacttaataactaaatttaattttattatatataatattttacatACATAAAATATGCTTATTACAATAATTATCCTATCTGATAACAACCACAATAAATAtgcacaaaaataattaaaatatcaaaattttaaaatattcaaaagaGTAATAATCGcagaaataattaaaatgtcaaTTTTTTGTAATACCCAGTCTACTGCAAGAATGctagattaaaaaaaataaaatggtggggaaaagtttgaaatctacATGATTCTGAAACAATTAATTTGAGGTATCTCAATCTAAATGCATTCTTAAATTATTGTGTAACATAAGCGAAGTTCATTAGTACTGCACCTCGTTACGAAAATTAAAATACCATTTAAAATGCGTGGATGGAACATGGAGACCTTAAGCTTAGGATTCATAGAAGATTGAT contains the following coding sequences:
- the LOC142505187 gene encoding protein LNK1-like isoform X2; amino-acid sequence: MKVEQGSWSSSPNGAFPSSSDSSSVKEVSSFPSENTRESGFKAHNKDPKGGENCEKKDIIFSDESNAADTYSFSDDLGDITQTSNDIDFFENSKEKDPGDFLYDGWPEIGSFADVDRMCRSSDSMFGLGANKEDELNWLCAEGTEDIPNSDFGFPLPESYAGKNLLQNDDPMETYYVDDPSMTCGPILVKDSSRPLDKYDFSLAKRPAMTESKYELIPEEETDENRKQSKNQNQSDGNRKRHCYGNVNSNCLDNNCFPDQTIVNPTPSSTKFQSKGLLKSPPGESSHASSQLQSLEGFHHSYLVSAIEGNENIENLQYHLGSQQSLNRNLGNTGVTLQPATCTSDSVGKLHFSGSEFESHRGIDGINSVISAELGFSNVLESSTKNSCLDAISLEAASFLQLQLVMEQLDLRTKLCIRDSLYRLARSAERRHSHANRDDACGDKREASGAFMTDRINKHPGSMDMETDTNPIDRSIAHLLFHRPSLRHSDHQEWFTVPSLQQ
- the LOC142505187 gene encoding protein LNK1-like isoform X1 codes for the protein MKVEQGSWSSSPNGAFPSSSDSSSVKEVSSFPSENTRESGFKAHNKDPKGGENCEKKDIIFSDESNAADTYSFSDDLGDITQTSNDIDFFENSKEKDPGDFLYDGWPEIGSFADVDRMCRSSDSMFGLGANKEDELNWLCAEGTEDIPNSDFGFPLPESYAGKNLLQNDDPMETYYVDDPSMTCGPILVKDSSRPLDKYDFSLAKRPAMTESKYELIPEEETDENRKQSKNQNQSDGNRKRHCYGNVNSNCLDSDNNCFPDQTIVNPTPSSTKFQSKGLLKSPPGESSHASSQLQSLEGFHHSYLVSAIEGNENIENLQYHLGSQQSLNRNLGNTGVTLQPATCTSDSVGKLHFSGSEFESHRGIDGINSVISAELGFSNVLESSTKNSCLDAISLEAASFLQLQLVMEQLDLRTKLCIRDSLYRLARSAERRHSHANRDDACGDKREASGAFMTDRINKHPGSMDMETDTNPIDRSIAHLLFHRPSLRHSDHQEWFTVPSLQQ